The following proteins are co-located in the Paenibacillus sp. FSL H8-0079 genome:
- a CDS encoding bifunctional cystathionine gamma-lyase/homocysteine desulfhydrase — protein sequence MRPKTKLIHAGIVGDPHTGAVSVPIYQVSTYEQESVGVHKGYEYSRTGNPTRHALEEVIKELEDGVRGFAFSSGMAAIHAVLSLLKTGDHVILTDDVYGGTYRIFTKVLNRLGIESTFVDTTSLQALEQALQPNTKAIYVETPTNPLLKVTDITAVAKWSKQHELLFIVDNTFSTPYWQTPLALGADIVLHSATKYIGGHSDVVAGLAVVNSEKLGEDLHFMQNAIGAVLGPMDSWLLMRGLKTLGLRMEAQERNTEQIVAFLNQHQTVSKVYYPGLPDHPQHKLASTQASGYGGMVSFDVGSAEKVDEVLSKVRYFTLAESLGAVESLISVPARMTHASIPYERRQELGITDGLIRISVGIEDVEDLLEDLKSALS from the coding sequence ATGAGACCAAAAACAAAGCTGATTCATGCAGGTATTGTTGGTGATCCACACACTGGAGCAGTGAGTGTACCGATCTATCAAGTAAGTACGTACGAGCAAGAATCGGTTGGCGTACACAAAGGATACGAGTATTCACGTACGGGCAACCCTACCCGTCATGCGTTGGAAGAAGTCATTAAAGAGTTGGAGGATGGTGTTCGCGGTTTTGCTTTTAGTTCGGGAATGGCTGCAATTCACGCTGTACTTTCTTTGTTGAAGACAGGCGACCACGTCATTCTGACGGATGACGTCTACGGCGGGACTTATCGCATTTTCACCAAAGTACTGAATCGTCTGGGGATCGAGTCTACCTTTGTAGATACCACCTCACTACAAGCACTGGAGCAAGCTTTGCAACCTAATACGAAGGCCATTTATGTAGAAACACCAACCAATCCTTTACTCAAGGTCACCGATATTACTGCTGTAGCGAAATGGTCGAAACAACATGAGTTGCTGTTCATCGTGGATAACACGTTTAGTACACCTTATTGGCAAACTCCGCTAGCTCTTGGGGCAGATATTGTACTGCATTCTGCAACGAAATATATCGGTGGTCATAGTGATGTCGTGGCAGGGCTTGCGGTTGTCAACAGCGAGAAACTTGGAGAAGACCTGCATTTTATGCAAAATGCCATTGGGGCAGTCCTGGGACCCATGGATTCCTGGTTGTTAATGCGCGGTCTAAAAACATTGGGATTGCGGATGGAAGCGCAAGAACGCAATACAGAGCAGATTGTGGCATTTTTAAATCAGCATCAGACTGTGAGCAAAGTCTATTATCCCGGGTTGCCCGACCATCCACAGCATAAGCTCGCGTCCACGCAAGCGAGCGGATATGGCGGTATGGTTTCCTTTGATGTAGGCAGTGCTGAAAAAGTAGATGAGGTATTAAGCAAAGTCCGTTATTTCACATTGGCTGAAAGTCTAGGTGCGGTGGAGAGTTTAATTTCTGTACCTGCCCGAATGACACATGCTTCCATTCCTTATGAACGGCGGCAAGAATTGGGGATCACGGATGGTTTGATTCGTATCTCCGTCGGGATCGAGGATGTTGAGGATTTACTTGAGGATTTGAAATCTGCATTAAGTTAA
- a CDS encoding SMC family ATPase produces the protein MKPILLKVAGLQSYREMQEIDFTVLTETGLFGIFGPTGSGKSSLLDAITLAMYGKVERAVNGTQGIMNHAEDSLSVAFTFELMSAEGTRRFRVERRFKRNNEVSVSNTISKFIETVNGEEQVLADKLADVNRCVEDVIGLKMDDFTRAVVLPQGKFAEFLSLKGSERRQMLQRLFHLEKYGDQLAIKLSRRVKDNDMVHQSLAAEQQGLGNASKETLEETKRLLQTAVQQSELSRKALDEAVKEADQLGKIRELSNERQARTDEQQKLKALEPQIEAGEQRLKQSVAADAILPALQTVRDAKATQKQRQDTAESAHQQALEHERLSVQEAEKAETARAQMAEEEPKLLLRLEQLEQAKELQRERDGLQADCSRLAQLLEQGQGEQTALAQQLEKEKELQQRGRKRREELQESLKPNEVKSEERRQIQAALELKHRVDTAAEQLQQNKADMQAYKQSAEQGADKLKAAAEEETHLSDQRQHLVEKASAGLEALLACEHDISREQSLLALAEEQLRGTMREQELHRLSSALRAELRDGEPCPVCGSPHHPLPAAPLGEGPQAGDADLELLRSLHAELQELRFGLRQQLHERRSLLTQLGAAAGEAPAAAEAAPAAAEPEPAGSPEHGRSPAGWASRAAALREAAQALAAAAAPLQTEAAALQQAAVGAQQRRMEAAAAQEAGRAGLAQAERKLAESEAAAAALQGRWATELPGIAQEEAKALYQAMQERDARAEDIKERLNKSVTFLEEKDQIIQSLQQKLVELDKQLIQWQTEWQGNSKQLAEKEERLRQWVGEQRVEDLITAAQARLNGLRKAAADLAQRFKEADTLKQESAKKDVMAQQAAVSATEHLQQAQERWKQLLEQSPFDSDDAVVSAAIPSQEAERLAEQIQQHRERERELASQLRELEQKLDGAIVSEEQWLACTERLRQVRIEDEAALRAKARAERDLEDVEQRHVRWTELENKRVEVSRQGELLSKLQSAFRGNAFVEYIAEEQLMQVSHAASQRLRFLTKQRYSLEVDSGGGFVICDDANGGVKRPVSTLSGGETFLTSLSLALALSAQIQLRGQYPLQFFFLDEGFGTLDPELLDTVITSLEKLHDDRLAVGVISHVPELRARLPRKLVVIPAGEAGNGSRVVLETL, from the coding sequence ATGAAGCCCATTCTATTAAAAGTTGCCGGACTACAAAGCTATCGGGAGATGCAGGAAATTGATTTTACCGTCTTGACGGAAACGGGTCTATTCGGTATTTTCGGTCCAACGGGCAGTGGTAAATCTTCTTTGCTCGATGCCATCACACTCGCCATGTATGGAAAAGTGGAACGTGCGGTGAACGGCACGCAAGGCATTATGAATCACGCAGAAGATTCGTTGTCGGTTGCTTTTACATTCGAACTGATGTCAGCCGAGGGCACTCGAAGGTTTCGCGTAGAGCGACGTTTCAAACGAAATAATGAAGTGTCGGTGAGTAACACGATCAGCAAATTCATAGAGACGGTCAATGGCGAAGAACAGGTACTTGCCGATAAATTGGCAGATGTGAATCGCTGCGTTGAAGATGTGATCGGTTTGAAAATGGATGATTTTACACGGGCAGTGGTACTTCCGCAAGGGAAGTTTGCCGAGTTTTTGTCACTCAAAGGCAGTGAACGTCGCCAGATGCTGCAACGATTGTTCCATCTGGAGAAGTATGGGGACCAGTTGGCCATCAAATTAAGTCGGCGGGTCAAGGATAATGATATGGTTCACCAATCTCTTGCTGCGGAGCAACAGGGACTGGGCAATGCTAGCAAGGAGACGCTGGAAGAAACGAAACGTCTTCTTCAAACCGCTGTTCAGCAGTCTGAATTGTCCCGCAAAGCGCTGGATGAAGCTGTGAAGGAAGCTGATCAGCTGGGTAAAATCCGTGAGTTAAGTAATGAACGGCAGGCACGGACAGATGAGCAGCAGAAGCTGAAAGCACTGGAACCACAGATAGAGGCAGGGGAACAACGGCTGAAACAATCCGTTGCGGCAGATGCAATACTGCCTGCGTTGCAGACGGTTCGAGACGCCAAGGCTACGCAGAAGCAGCGGCAGGATACCGCGGAGTCAGCTCATCAGCAAGCATTGGAACATGAGCGTCTGTCCGTTCAGGAAGCGGAGAAAGCCGAGACGGCACGTGCGCAAATGGCCGAGGAAGAACCGAAACTGCTGCTGCGCCTGGAGCAACTCGAACAAGCGAAAGAGCTGCAACGGGAACGGGACGGACTTCAAGCCGATTGCTCGCGCCTCGCGCAGCTTCTGGAACAGGGACAGGGCGAACAGACTGCGCTGGCACAGCAGCTTGAGAAAGAAAAGGAGTTGCAGCAGCGCGGGCGCAAACGGCGTGAAGAACTACAGGAGAGCCTCAAGCCGAATGAAGTGAAGTCAGAAGAACGCAGGCAGATTCAGGCTGCGCTTGAACTGAAGCATCGTGTGGATACTGCCGCGGAGCAGCTGCAGCAAAACAAGGCTGACATGCAAGCCTATAAGCAGTCGGCAGAACAGGGAGCCGACAAGCTGAAGGCGGCGGCTGAGGAAGAAACACACCTGAGTGATCAGCGTCAGCATCTGGTAGAAAAGGCGTCAGCAGGTCTTGAGGCCTTGCTTGCCTGTGAGCATGATATTAGCCGCGAACAGAGCCTGCTTGCTCTTGCGGAGGAACAGCTGCGTGGCACGATGCGGGAGCAGGAGCTGCACCGGCTTTCCTCCGCCTTGCGCGCCGAGCTGCGTGACGGCGAGCCATGCCCGGTGTGCGGCTCGCCGCATCACCCGCTCCCGGCTGCGCCGCTGGGAGAAGGTCCGCAGGCAGGCGATGCGGACCTGGAACTGCTGCGCAGCCTGCACGCGGAGCTGCAGGAGCTGCGCTTTGGGCTGCGCCAGCAGCTGCACGAACGTCGCAGCCTGCTGACGCAGCTTGGCGCTGCGGCCGGCGAAGCTCCGGCCGCAGCCGAGGCCGCGCCTGCGGCAGCGGAGCCCGAGCCCGCCGGGTCGCCCGAACACGGGCGCTCCCCGGCAGGCTGGGCATCGCGTGCCGCTGCGCTGCGCGAAGCCGCGCAGGCGCTGGCTGCCGCAGCAGCGCCGCTCCAGACCGAAGCCGCCGCGTTGCAGCAGGCTGCTGTGGGCGCACAGCAGCGCCGCATGGAAGCGGCAGCTGCGCAGGAGGCCGGCCGTGCCGGGCTCGCCCAGGCGGAGCGCAAGCTGGCCGAGAGCGAGGCCGCAGCGGCTGCTTTGCAGGGCCGCTGGGCCACAGAACTGCCGGGCATCGCTCAGGAGGAGGCCAAGGCCCTCTATCAGGCGATGCAGGAGCGCGATGCGCGCGCCGAAGACATCAAGGAACGTCTGAACAAAAGCGTAACGTTCCTTGAGGAAAAAGACCAGATCATTCAATCTCTCCAGCAGAAGCTGGTTGAATTGGACAAACAACTGATCCAGTGGCAAACGGAGTGGCAGGGCAATAGCAAACAGCTGGCCGAGAAGGAAGAACGCTTGCGCCAGTGGGTCGGGGAGCAGCGGGTAGAAGATCTGATTACTGCGGCTCAGGCTCGTCTGAATGGACTGCGAAAAGCAGCTGCGGACTTGGCACAACGATTCAAAGAAGCGGACACGCTGAAGCAGGAATCAGCCAAGAAAGACGTTATGGCTCAGCAGGCAGCCGTCTCGGCCACAGAACATCTGCAACAGGCACAGGAACGGTGGAAGCAATTGCTAGAACAATCCCCGTTCGACTCAGATGATGCCGTTGTGTCTGCGGCGATTCCTTCCCAGGAAGCAGAACGACTGGCAGAGCAGATCCAGCAGCACCGTGAACGTGAGCGTGAACTGGCATCCCAATTGCGTGAACTGGAACAAAAGCTGGATGGAGCTATCGTATCGGAGGAACAGTGGTTAGCCTGCACTGAACGTTTGCGGCAGGTCCGGATTGAGGATGAAGCTGCCCTTCGTGCCAAAGCACGCGCAGAACGTGATCTGGAAGATGTGGAGCAGCGACATGTTCGCTGGACCGAACTGGAGAACAAGCGGGTGGAGGTAAGCCGTCAAGGTGAACTGCTCAGCAAACTTCAATCCGCGTTCAGAGGCAATGCTTTTGTCGAGTATATTGCCGAAGAACAACTGATGCAGGTTAGTCACGCGGCATCTCAGCGTCTGCGCTTCCTGACCAAACAGCGTTATTCACTGGAGGTGGACTCCGGTGGTGGTTTTGTGATCTGTGATGATGCTAACGGGGGAGTCAAACGACCGGTATCAACGTTGTCCGGTGGCGAGACGTTTTTGACTTCATTGTCACTGGCGTTGGCGCTGTCGGCCCAGATTCAGCTACGAGGTCAGTACCCGCTTCAATTCTTCTTCCTGGATGAAGGATTCGGTACACTTGACCCGGAGTTGTTGGATACCGTCATTACGTCGCTGGAAAAACTGCATGACGACCGATTGGCTGTCGGTGTAATCAGTCACGTGCCTGAACTGCGCGCACGCTTGCCGCGCAAACTTGTGGTGATTCCGGCAGGTGAGGCCGGAAACGGCTCACGTGTGGTCTTGGAGACCCTATAG
- a CDS encoding exonuclease SbcCD subunit D → MRILHTGDWHLGKTLEGRSRLREQEDFVDELVRVADEQQADAILMAGDVYDSVNPPAAAEQLFYEAAARLTEHGRPLVVIAGNHDQPERVASVTPLVNRQGITLVGMPTSEAVTIHAKRTGETAQIAALPYPSEARLNELLTTDGDENVLRQAYSHRVGMLMQRLAASFRPDTVNLAMSHIYVLGGLESDSERPIQIGGAYTVDPSSLSTGAQYTALGHLHRAQAVKGDGVIRYSGSPLAYSFSEAGQSKSVTMVDLAPGGAAQVEEVLLTSGRPLVRWQARGGLAEVYRWLDEGRDPQAFIDMEVWLDEAMSLKEIQQLRKSHEGIIHIRPVYPEMAAAGLLEQRSELPVHELFRKFYQRQTGGAQPEDSLVKLFLELVDEDEPGVREEVEER, encoded by the coding sequence ATGCGTATTTTGCATACAGGGGACTGGCATTTGGGAAAAACGCTGGAAGGACGAAGCCGACTGCGTGAACAGGAAGATTTCGTTGATGAACTCGTCAGGGTCGCTGATGAGCAGCAGGCGGATGCCATATTGATGGCCGGAGATGTGTATGATTCCGTGAATCCTCCCGCAGCGGCGGAACAACTTTTTTATGAAGCGGCAGCACGTCTGACGGAGCATGGAAGACCTCTCGTGGTGATTGCAGGGAATCATGATCAGCCAGAGCGGGTGGCTTCTGTAACTCCACTTGTGAACAGACAGGGCATTACACTCGTAGGGATGCCTACTTCAGAAGCGGTAACCATCCATGCAAAGAGAACCGGAGAGACTGCACAGATTGCTGCATTACCTTATCCTTCTGAAGCCAGATTGAATGAATTGCTGACAACAGATGGGGACGAAAATGTGCTTCGTCAGGCATACAGTCACCGGGTGGGCATGTTAATGCAGCGTCTGGCAGCTTCTTTTCGCCCGGATACCGTGAACTTGGCCATGAGCCATATCTATGTGCTCGGTGGACTTGAGAGTGATTCGGAACGTCCGATTCAGATCGGTGGGGCCTACACGGTAGACCCTTCGTCATTATCGACTGGTGCGCAATACACGGCGCTTGGGCATCTTCATCGTGCACAGGCTGTCAAAGGAGACGGTGTGATTCGATATAGCGGTTCTCCGCTGGCCTACAGCTTCTCGGAAGCGGGGCAGAGCAAGTCTGTCACGATGGTTGATCTGGCACCGGGCGGAGCTGCACAGGTAGAGGAAGTTTTGTTAACGTCCGGGCGTCCGCTTGTACGTTGGCAGGCACGTGGTGGTCTGGCAGAAGTATATCGCTGGCTGGATGAGGGACGTGATCCGCAGGCTTTTATCGACATGGAAGTGTGGCTGGATGAGGCGATGTCCCTGAAGGAGATTCAGCAGCTGCGAAAATCACATGAGGGTATTATTCATATTCGCCCCGTGTACCCCGAGATGGCTGCAGCAGGACTTTTGGAGCAACGATCCGAGCTGCCTGTCCACGAACTGTTCCGCAAATTCTATCAGCGTCAGACGGGTGGTGCACAACCGGAAGACAGCCTGGTGAAGCTTTTCCTGGAACTTGTAGATGAAGACGAGCCGGGTGTGCGTGAGGAGGTTGAGGAAAGATGA